A single genomic interval of Eleutherodactylus coqui strain aEleCoq1 chromosome 3, aEleCoq1.hap1, whole genome shotgun sequence harbors:
- the LOC136620310 gene encoding histone-binding protein N1/N2-like has translation MTDETAATEKMEVSAPSTSAEQVNGDDVDAEGKRLMGAGSRHLVMKDIRSAVNAFQEASSLLGKKYGEMAHQCADAFFYYGTALLELARMENNVLGNALEGMPEDEDEESEEDLNIPSASNLDEEGADSDNEETEDKKNEEEEVGNLQQRRPVTAPYQ, from the coding sequence ATGACCGACGAGACCGCGGCCACCGAGAAGAtggaagtttctgcaccttcaaCATCTGCTGAACAAGTCAATGGGGATGATGTGGATGCTGAAGGCAAGAGACTCATGGGAGCGGGCAGCCGGCACCTCGTAATGAAGGACATCCGGTCTGCGGTCAATGCCTTCCAGGAAGCCAGCAGTTTACTGGGGAAGAAGTACGGTGAGATGGCCCATCAGTGTGCAGATGCCTTCTTCTACTACGGCACGGCCCTCCTGGAGCTGGCACGCATGGAAAACAACGTCCTGGGTAACGCACTGGAAGGAATGCCAGAAGATGAAGACGAAGAGTCTGAGGAGGACCTCAATATCCCCAGTGCCTCAAACCTTGATGAGGAAGGTGCTGACTCTGACAACGAGGAGACAGAAGATAAGAAAAACGAAGAGGAAGAAGTTGGTAATCTGCAGCAGAGACGACCAGTGACTGCACCCTACCAGTAA